In a single window of the Motilibacter peucedani genome:
- a CDS encoding TetR/AcrR family transcriptional regulator, with protein sequence MDAPRTARARARAELTTAIADAARTQLAEQGASALSLRAVARELGMASSAVYRYVASRDELLTMLIVEAYDALGAAAEDGERTAREAGGGPGTRWLGAARGFRAWARAHPHEYALVYGSPVPGYAAPAATVAPAVRTARVLIAILRDAVDAGQLEAPRAPLGRSVVAAPVLELSGGLPPTPFEDLPERALVLLSSLTGLVTYELFGHLVNTVSDVDTWFDASVAWVASVAGLVVEVEAS encoded by the coding sequence ATGGACGCACCGCGTACGGCCCGGGCTCGCGCACGCGCCGAGCTCACCACCGCGATCGCCGACGCGGCGCGTACGCAGCTGGCCGAGCAGGGCGCCTCCGCGCTGAGCCTGCGGGCCGTGGCGCGGGAGCTCGGCATGGCGTCGTCGGCGGTCTACCGCTACGTCGCCTCGCGCGACGAGCTGCTCACGATGCTCATCGTCGAGGCCTACGACGCCCTGGGAGCGGCGGCCGAGGACGGCGAGCGCACCGCCCGTGAGGCCGGCGGCGGCCCAGGGACGCGCTGGCTCGGCGCGGCCCGCGGCTTCCGGGCGTGGGCGCGCGCCCACCCGCACGAGTACGCGCTCGTCTACGGCTCGCCGGTGCCGGGCTACGCCGCGCCCGCCGCGACCGTCGCCCCGGCCGTGCGCACGGCGCGGGTCCTCATCGCGATCCTGCGCGACGCCGTCGACGCCGGGCAGCTCGAGGCGCCCCGGGCCCCGCTGGGCCGTAGCGTCGTGGCGGCCCCTGTGCTCGAGCTGTCCGGCGGCCTGCCGCCCACCCCGTTCGAGGACCTGCCGGAGCGCGCGCTGGTGCTGCTGTCCTCCCTCACCGGACTGGTGACCTACGAGTTGTTCGGGCACCTGGTGAACACCGTCTCCGACGTCGACACGTGGTTCGACGCGTCGGTCGCCTGGGTGGCCTCGGTGGCCGGCCTGGTGGTGGAGGTCGAGGCGTCCTGA
- a CDS encoding NAD-dependent epimerase/dehydratase family protein, translating to MALHVIVGSGAIGSGTAELLLAQGHDVRVVTRSGTARVAGAQSVRADASDAAALTRATEGAAVLYNCANPPYDQWSAQWPPLSASLLTTAERTGAVLVTMGNLYVYGPVDVPMTEALPDAATDVKGRIRARMWREARELHEAGRIRATEARASDFYGPGVLSTGHLADRVVPALLRGRRPQVIGDPDTVHSFTYVRDVARALVRLGGEERAWGRAWHVPSAPPMSRRQAVAGLAAAAGVPVPEVSSLPWPVLRAVGVVQKPALELWKMRYQWQRTYVIDSSAYEAEFGETATPVEQGFAETVAWWRERLAAGRAA from the coding sequence ATGGCACTCCACGTCATCGTCGGCTCGGGCGCGATCGGCTCGGGCACCGCCGAGCTGCTGCTCGCGCAGGGCCACGACGTCCGCGTCGTCACCCGCTCGGGCACCGCCCGCGTCGCAGGCGCGCAGAGCGTCCGGGCCGACGCGTCCGACGCCGCTGCGCTCACCCGGGCGACCGAGGGCGCCGCGGTGCTCTACAACTGCGCCAACCCGCCCTACGACCAGTGGTCGGCTCAGTGGCCGCCGCTCAGCGCCTCGCTGCTCACGACGGCAGAGCGCACCGGCGCGGTGCTGGTCACGATGGGCAACCTGTACGTCTACGGCCCGGTCGACGTGCCCATGACCGAGGCGCTGCCCGACGCGGCGACCGACGTCAAGGGCCGGATCCGGGCCCGGATGTGGCGCGAGGCGCGCGAGCTCCACGAGGCCGGGCGCATCCGGGCGACCGAGGCGCGGGCGTCGGACTTCTACGGCCCCGGCGTGCTCTCGACCGGCCACCTGGCCGACCGCGTCGTGCCGGCGCTGCTCCGGGGCCGCAGGCCGCAGGTGATCGGCGACCCCGACACCGTGCACAGCTTCACCTACGTGCGTGACGTCGCCCGCGCCCTGGTGCGCCTGGGCGGGGAGGAGCGCGCGTGGGGCCGGGCCTGGCACGTGCCGAGCGCTCCCCCGATGAGCCGGCGGCAGGCCGTCGCCGGTCTCGCGGCGGCGGCCGGCGTGCCGGTCCCCGAGGTCTCGAGCCTGCCGTGGCCGGTGCTGCGCGCCGTCGGGGTCGTGCAGAAGCCTGCGCTCGAGCTGTGGAAGATGCGCTACCAGTGGCAGCGCACCTACGTCATCGACAGCTCGGCCTACGAAGCCGAGTTCGGCGAGACGGCCACCCCGGTCGAGCAGGGGTTCGCCGAGACCGTCGCCTGGTGGCGGGAGCGCCTGGCTGCTGGGAGAGCCGCCTGA